GTCGCCGTGCACCAGCCGCGCCCGGGTGGGGCCAAAAGAGCGCGTGCCGTGCGGGGCGTAGCGGCACGCCTGCACCAGCGCCGCCGCCTGCTCGGGCGTGTCGATCATCGGGCAGATCACGCCCACCGCCCCGGCGTCCAGCGCGCGCATCAGATCCGGCGCGTGCAGGCCTGGCACCCGGACCACCGGCGCGGCGGGCGTGCCGGCGATGGCCTGGAGCGTGGGCACCAGGCCACCGTCTCCGATCAGGCCGTGTTGCAGGTCGATGGTGAGGGCGTCGTAGCCGGCGCGGCCCATCACCTCGGCGCTCACGCCGCCCGGCAGGTGCAGCCAGCCGTTCAGCACCATCTCGCTGCGGCTCAGGCGGGCGTACAGGCTCTCCAGCACGTCACGCATACGTCTCCGCGCGCAGGGCGTCCGACACGGCCCGCGGGGCGTCCAGCGGCAGGTAATGCCCGGCTCCCGGAATCACCCGGACGTCGGCGTGCGGGGTCAGCGCCGCCATCTCCACGGTCAGCGCGGGCGGCGTGACCGTGTCGTCCGCGCCCACCAGCAGCGTCAGCGGGCCACCGTACGCGGCCAGGACGGCCCGGCTGTCCGGCCGCGAGCGCAGCAGCGCGAGCTGCTCCAGAAAGGTGGCCGCGCCCACCCGGCGGGCCATGTCGAGCACCGTGGGCGCGTGGGCACCGGCCCCCCCGGACAGCTGCCGGGCGACCTGCTCGAACTCCCCGGCCTCGGTTGCCCGCTGCTGCCCGGCCCACGCATCCAGCTGCGCCGGGGTCGGCGTGTGCGGATTGGCGCTGATCAGCGTGACGCGCGCGACCCGCTGCGGGGAGCGGCGCAGGATCTCGAAGGCCACCAGCGCGCCCAGCGAGAACCCCACCACGTGCAGCGGGCCGTCCATGGCAGCAACCGCCCGTCCGGCCGCGTCCGCGAGCGTGTCGCCCCGCACCACCGGGAGCGCGTGGCTGCGCGGGGGCAGCGCCACGCCCGCCCACAGCGAGGCGTCGCACAGCGTGCCGGGCAGCAGCAGGGTGGTCACGGCCTCAGTCGTCCCCGAACTGCCGGAGCATCTGCTGTTCGAGCTCCGCGAAGTTGTCCGGCTTGACCATCTTGCCGTTCTCGCTGGCCTCGAAGCCGTACTCGCGCGCCCGGCGGATCACGTCCGGCGCCCAGTACGGGTCCTTGCCCTCGAAGACCTGGTGCTTTTCCAGCACCGCGAAGATCCAGCTCTCGCCCTCGTCGATGCACTCGAAGCCGCGCCACAGCTGGGCGGGCAGCGTGATGTAGTCGAACTCCTCCAGGATGGTCTCGCCGTCGATCTGGTCAGGCCCCTGGCCCCAGTAGAAGCGCCAGCGGCCCCGGAGCGGCAGGAACGACTCGATGTAATCGTGCGTGTGGTACGCCGGGCCGTTGCCCTGGCGGGCCCGCACCATGCCGATCTGGAAGCCGTGCGGCGACGTGATGAAGGGCGCGTAGGCATCGTTCTCGGCGGCCGTGTCCCCGATCACCGCGTAGTTGTGGCGCTGGTGGCCGGGCAGGATCGAGTCGATGAACATCAGCGGGATCGGCCGGGAGGTCAGGTCGCGGAAGCGGACGACGTTGCCGGTCATGACGCCGAGGTCTTCCTGCGGGTGATCGGCGGGGGGCGTGGGCTGGGCGGTCATGGTTCCTCCGGAAAGCGGCAGGGGGCGCGGTGGGCAGACGCGGTGGAGCCCGCACGGCGGGGCGAATCGATGTGAATACGTATGCAAACCGTACCCCACTCGGCCGGGCGAGTCAAGGCCAAAATCAAATTAGATGACCCGGAGTAGCGATCTGACGGGGCGCGAGCACGACTTGACAAATGCCACAATTCACACCTAAGGTATGAATACGTATGCAAGCCGGGTGCTGCCGGGGGCCGAGATCGGCTCCGGACGGCCGCCGCTTCGCCTACCCCGCCTCGCCCGCGTCACGGCGCCCCGGTGACGCCCCCGCCGCCCGCCCCACCCGCACACCCATGACCGTTGCACGATCCCGCTGTCAGGAGGAACCCACATGATCAAGGCAGAGAACGGAGTTTACCGGCGCCTCGGAGTGACCGTGAGCCTGCTGGGCGCGCTGGCGTTGACCGCGTCCGGCACCGCCCAGACCGCCGCCACCTACGGCCTGAAAGCCGGCAAGCCGTACAACGGCACGCAGCTCAAGTTCCTGATCTGCTGCGCCACGGCCGGACAGTTCGCCCAGATGATCAAGCTGACGGGCGAGGGCAGCGAGTTCCAGAAGCTCACGGGCATCACCGTGAAGTGGGAGAACACGCCCTACGAGGCCCTCCAGCAGAAGATCCTGGTCGAGGCCACCACCGGCAACACCTACGACGTGGTCGCGTGGGTGGACGCGTGGGGCGAGGCCTTCAAGTCGCAGATGCTGCCGCTGCAGAGCCGCATCGCCGCCGACAAGATCAACATGAAGGATTACCCGAACGCGTACATCGAGGCCTCCACCGACGCCTCGGGCAACATCGTGGGCCTGCCCTTCCGCGGGCACCCGCTGGTGCTGTTCTACCGCAAGGACGTGTTCAAGGATCTGGGCCTGAAGGTGCCCACCACGTGGCAGGACGTCGTCAAGACCGCCGCCACCATCCAGCAGAAGAAGCCCGGCATGACCGGTCTGTCCACCATGTACGGCGTGAGCGCCGGGCAGAACCTGTTCAACTGGGTCAGCATGCTGTGGGGCAACGGCGGCGACATCCTCGACAAGGACGGCAAGCCGGTCTTCAACAGCGCCAAGGGTGTGCAGGCCACGCAGTTCTACATCGACATCCTGCGCAAGGACAAGGTCACGAACCCGGCCGCCACGACCTTCGCGGAACCCGAGTCGTCGTCCGAACTGCTGCAGGGCCGCGCGGCCATGTGGGTCGGCTGGTGGTGGTACTGGGCGCGCTTCTCCGATCCCAAAGGGGTCGCTCCCGCCGTGCTGAACAACGTCGGCTTCGCGCCCGCGCCCGGCTGGGCCGGCGGCAAGACCCAGAACTACGCGCTGATCTGGCCGCTGGGCATCTTCAAGAACTCCAAGAACCCCGACGCGTCGTGGGAGTTCATCAAGTACGTGACCAGCACCGAGGTGCAGAAGAAGGTCGCCGCCAACCGCAGCATTCCCGCCGAGGCCGACAACACCATCGTCACCTTCTCGGGCATGAACGACGCCCGGGTCAACGCGGCCAACGGCGGCATTCCCAAGGTGGGCGCGCAGGCCCTGACCACCGCCCGCACCCTGCCGCAGGTCAAGACCTGGGCCGAGATCCAGAGCGTGCTGGAGGTCGGAATCAACCAGATGGCCACCGGCGCCGACGTGAAGGCCACCCTTGACCGCATGGCCAAGGACGTGGACGCCATCCAGAAGCGGGCCGGCTACTACAAGTAATCGGGCGCTGGCCCCCGCCGCTTCCTGTTGCAGGGCATGCCGGGCCACCGTTCACAGGTGGCCCGGCTGAGGTGAGGATCCATGGAAGTTCCCCGCACGACGCCTGA
This is a stretch of genomic DNA from Deinococcus metalli. It encodes these proteins:
- a CDS encoding HpcH/HpaI aldolase family protein — translated: MRDVLESLYARLSRSEMVLNGWLHLPGGVSAEVMGRAGYDALTIDLQHGLIGDGGLVPTLQAIAGTPAAPVVRVPGLHAPDLMRALDAGAVGVICPMIDTPEQAAALVQACRYAPHGTRSFGPTRARLVHGDDYAARADTQTLVFAMIETARALTNLDAILATPGLSGVYVGPGDLSLSMTGRATLDFRGGEVEVAVAHIARSAAERGLIPGIFTQGGDLARAAMALGYRFVTAGSDLALLAGAARGVLDDLRAASPAPSTALY
- a CDS encoding alpha/beta fold hydrolase: MTTLLLPGTLCDASLWAGVALPPRSHALPVVRGDTLADAAGRAVAAMDGPLHVVGFSLGALVAFEILRRSPQRVARVTLISANPHTPTPAQLDAWAGQQRATEAGEFEQVARQLSGGAGAHAPTVLDMARRVGAATFLEQLALLRSRPDSRAVLAAYGGPLTLLVGADDTVTPPALTVEMAALTPHADVRVIPGAGHYLPLDAPRAVSDALRAETYA
- a CDS encoding cupin domain-containing protein; amino-acid sequence: MTAQPTPPADHPQEDLGVMTGNVVRFRDLTSRPIPLMFIDSILPGHQRHNYAVIGDTAAENDAYAPFITSPHGFQIGMVRARQGNGPAYHTHDYIESFLPLRGRWRFYWGQGPDQIDGETILEEFDYITLPAQLWRGFECIDEGESWIFAVLEKHQVFEGKDPYWAPDVIRRAREYGFEASENGKMVKPDNFAELEQQMLRQFGDD
- a CDS encoding ABC transporter substrate-binding protein, giving the protein MIKAENGVYRRLGVTVSLLGALALTASGTAQTAATYGLKAGKPYNGTQLKFLICCATAGQFAQMIKLTGEGSEFQKLTGITVKWENTPYEALQQKILVEATTGNTYDVVAWVDAWGEAFKSQMLPLQSRIAADKINMKDYPNAYIEASTDASGNIVGLPFRGHPLVLFYRKDVFKDLGLKVPTTWQDVVKTAATIQQKKPGMTGLSTMYGVSAGQNLFNWVSMLWGNGGDILDKDGKPVFNSAKGVQATQFYIDILRKDKVTNPAATTFAEPESSSELLQGRAAMWVGWWWYWARFSDPKGVAPAVLNNVGFAPAPGWAGGKTQNYALIWPLGIFKNSKNPDASWEFIKYVTSTEVQKKVAANRSIPAEADNTIVTFSGMNDARVNAANGGIPKVGAQALTTARTLPQVKTWAEIQSVLEVGINQMATGADVKATLDRMAKDVDAIQKRAGYYK